In a genomic window of Spirosoma agri:
- a CDS encoding sugar phosphate isomerase/epimerase family protein: protein MNKTVNRRQFLTTAGLSALALSVGANKLFAYGAKPSGLKIAYSAITWGGNDAQAITDLSTLGYRGIQLRANTFGPYKAKPSELKALLDQHKLTLAMFSSGNVEIDPAKEQSTIDMHVAHASFVKALGGSALQMTNTLRQKDRLPTTEELKRLAVVMNEIGKQTADLGVQATYHNHMNQLGETPEEVDIIVQTLNPKYTKLLLDIAHYKQGGGQPEKAVKQYKGIIHALHLKDTMSPLPDKPNDPKAYKFVELGRGNVDVPAVFKALDEINFKGWGIIELDGVPEKDKTAAQCAQINKDYITKTLNFPL from the coding sequence ATGAACAAGACGGTGAACAGACGACAGTTTCTCACCACAGCCGGTTTGTCGGCACTGGCACTGTCTGTCGGGGCCAATAAACTGTTTGCGTATGGGGCAAAGCCGTCAGGCTTAAAAATCGCTTACTCGGCCATTACCTGGGGCGGCAATGACGCGCAGGCCATCACCGATCTGTCTACGCTGGGCTACCGGGGTATTCAGTTGCGGGCTAATACGTTTGGCCCTTATAAAGCCAAACCGTCGGAGTTGAAAGCCCTGCTCGATCAGCATAAATTGACGCTGGCTATGTTCTCGAGCGGCAACGTGGAGATCGACCCTGCCAAGGAGCAAAGCACCATCGATATGCACGTGGCCCACGCCAGTTTTGTGAAAGCCTTAGGCGGTTCGGCGCTTCAGATGACCAATACACTGCGCCAGAAAGACCGGCTGCCCACAACCGAGGAGCTGAAACGGCTGGCCGTTGTTATGAACGAAATTGGCAAGCAAACCGCCGATCTGGGCGTTCAGGCGACGTACCACAACCACATGAACCAACTCGGTGAAACACCCGAAGAGGTGGACATAATCGTGCAGACGCTGAATCCGAAATACACGAAACTCCTGCTCGACATTGCTCACTACAAGCAAGGCGGTGGTCAACCCGAGAAGGCGGTTAAACAGTACAAGGGCATCATTCATGCCCTACACCTGAAAGACACCATGTCGCCCCTACCCGACAAGCCCAACGACCCGAAAGCGTACAAATTTGTTGAGCTGGGTCGTGGTAATGTGGATGTTCCGGCGGTTTTTAAAGCGCTGGATGAGATTAACTTCAAAGGATGGGGCATTATTGAGCTGGATGGTGTGCCGGAAAAAGATAAAACGGCTGCCCAATGCGCTCAGATCAATAAAGACTACATTACGAAAACACTCAATTTCCCATTGTAA
- a CDS encoding RagB/SusD family nutrient uptake outer membrane protein, which yields MNRIHIKKSVCTLGVLAFMLVSQSCKNVLEEKVISSIGNDYINTPKGFEDATRASYAPLRSFYATQQGLTMTEFGTDLYTTGSDGSYKGFHFYDTQLNSFVDILQGVWEELYRGINTCNAVIERAPAATGLSDALKKQRVAEVKFLRAHYYFILVQQWGGVDLRLTETLGPTKKTSRATEADIYKAILSDLESALPDLENKARSSDYGRATKAAAEHLLARVYLTKATSSAKATDDYAKAATYAQNVIANYGFKLLSDFASVFAQGAGEINDEVVFAVQYTSDPLTNAASSPLASSGGNTGGNNLHLFFGMQYDTQAGMVRDVFYDRPFRRLRPTTYALETVFKDRVNDSRYKKSFRDTWLSNNPGTFNTAFDKSKSTVTFKAGDTAIFIPGYEMPLAERAKKPYQVLVPSAYTETLFLPLQKFFDPLRPDKTYEPGSRDYLAFRLAETYLILAEAQIKLGKTTEAATAINAVRRRAAWPGKEAAMEIKSDNATMDFLMEERGRELMGEQIRWMDLKRWGNLVERVKLYNPQGAVNVKETNNLRPIPQTQIDRSEKAADGSPGFPQNPGY from the coding sequence ATGAACCGTATACATATAAAAAAATCAGTTTGTACGCTTGGCGTACTAGCGTTTATGCTGGTTAGCCAATCTTGTAAAAACGTACTGGAGGAGAAAGTTATTTCCAGCATTGGGAATGATTATATCAACACCCCAAAGGGTTTCGAGGATGCTACCCGAGCTTCTTATGCTCCACTACGAAGTTTTTACGCAACACAGCAGGGCCTGACGATGACGGAATTCGGTACGGATTTGTATACGACCGGTTCTGACGGGAGTTACAAAGGCTTCCATTTCTACGATACCCAGCTAAATAGTTTTGTCGATATTTTACAGGGCGTTTGGGAAGAGCTTTACCGAGGCATCAACACGTGCAACGCGGTTATCGAACGGGCACCGGCAGCAACGGGACTTAGTGACGCGCTAAAAAAGCAGCGGGTAGCGGAAGTTAAGTTTCTTCGCGCACACTATTACTTTATTCTGGTACAACAATGGGGTGGGGTTGACTTGCGTTTAACGGAAACGCTGGGCCCTACAAAAAAAACCAGCCGGGCCACCGAAGCCGATATTTACAAAGCGATTCTGTCTGACCTTGAGTCGGCATTGCCAGACTTAGAAAACAAGGCCCGGTCGTCGGATTATGGCCGTGCCACAAAAGCGGCTGCGGAGCATCTTTTGGCTCGTGTATACCTCACAAAAGCAACATCATCAGCAAAAGCAACTGATGATTACGCCAAAGCCGCGACCTATGCTCAGAATGTAATTGCCAACTATGGGTTTAAATTATTGTCCGATTTTGCGAGTGTGTTTGCGCAGGGAGCAGGCGAAATTAATGATGAAGTAGTTTTCGCGGTCCAGTATACGTCTGATCCGCTGACCAATGCGGCCTCATCGCCATTAGCCAGTTCGGGGGGTAACACCGGGGGTAATAACCTTCATCTATTCTTCGGCATGCAGTATGATACGCAGGCAGGCATGGTTCGGGATGTTTTTTATGATCGTCCTTTTAGGCGCCTACGACCAACAACTTACGCTCTAGAAACTGTTTTCAAGGATCGCGTCAATGATTCGCGGTATAAAAAGTCGTTTCGTGATACCTGGTTAAGCAACAATCCAGGCACGTTTAACACGGCCTTCGATAAATCGAAATCAACCGTTACGTTCAAAGCGGGTGACACAGCCATTTTTATTCCCGGCTACGAAATGCCGCTGGCCGAACGGGCAAAAAAACCCTATCAGGTTCTGGTACCTAGTGCCTATACGGAGACTCTGTTTTTGCCACTTCAAAAATTTTTCGATCCACTTCGTCCTGACAAAACGTATGAGCCTGGTAGCCGCGACTATCTGGCGTTCCGCTTAGCCGAAACATACCTGATATTGGCCGAAGCTCAGATTAAGTTAGGAAAAACAACAGAAGCGGCTACGGCTATCAATGCAGTACGTCGGCGGGCAGCCTGGCCCGGCAAAGAAGCAGCGATGGAAATCAAGTCCGATAATGCTACGATGGATTTCCTGATGGAGGAACGCGGTCGTGAATTAATGGGGGAACAGATACGCTGGATGGATTTAAAACGCTGGGGAAATCTGGTAGAGCGGGTTAAACTCTACAACCCCCAAGGTGCGGTAAATGTAAAAGAGACGAATAACCTTCGCCCCATTCCGCAAACCCAAATTGACCGGTCGGAGAAAGCCGCCGATGGCAGTCCAGGGTTTCCACAGAATCCAGGTTATTAG
- a CDS encoding SusC/RagA family TonB-linked outer membrane protein, translated as MQNTITNQPRLPSGRRLAVQRTWLPLLGLAAISLVSQPVFSAPPTKKLALENPMQERAVTGKVLSSDDNTALPGVNVAVKGTTRGTTTDASGNYRINVPNDQAVLVFSSVGFLSQEVSVGNRSAVNITIQADTRSLNEVVVVGYGTQKKSQLTGAISSVSAKQITEQPITNIGQAMQGRVAGVDVAQSGSKPGSTPTIRIRGRRSFNAGNNPLYVVDGIPLTGDRNELLGSRPFDFTSGGYEDLNPNDVASLEILKDATATAIYGARGANGVVLVTTKRGNNNGKTTISYDAYAGVTDPLDKVHLFNGPEFAEYVREAYRSTNEYNDANGKPVPTGVADAYADAHVAPLGGDPAVAAGIAANRNTDYQSLILRQGFQQNHSLGIQGGTEKTQFYISAGYFLDKGINPGLDYSRYSLRANIDHQINKVIKVGVSSYMMYSLRNGANLNPYGFTLSQNPLGRPYDDNGNIIFSPTNDALLTNPLAEIVPGAQVDQIKKYRIFNSIYAEANIINGLKYRVNFGPDFSVSRAGRFTGSQTNDRKGGDPTASNNNQFGFNYTLENILTYSKTFGDHNIGITALQSIQRDNFEYSNLSVQGIPAETQQYNNVGNASLVLGVGSNLIQWTLNSFMGRINYDYKDKYLVTATLRRDGSSRFGENTKYGNFPGIALAWNINNEDFLKEVTWLDQLKLRVSRGSVGNQGVVPYQTQGLLSRTVYAWNNTAAYGYRPSTIGNPDLKWETSTSSNIGVDFSLWRGRVAGSIEFYQTNTTDLLLSDQLPQSIGFNAVTKNVGETRNRGVEISLSTVNVNSKGGFKWTTDFAFTKNNEAIISLYNGAVDDLGNKWFIGKPLTAYFDYKKAGIWQTSEADAAKSYQSAVGQIKIQDTNKDGKITADDRVFLGSDIPNFSAGITNRFSYKGFDLSFFVYGRFGQTILSGFHRDNNQLAGRYNQIKVDYWTPNNPTNEFPRPNHNQEFPVNNSALFYFDGTFVKVRNINFGYTFSSKLTQKLGMQSLRVFTSIQQPFIFSTYRSKYNGVDPETADGTINNNVTPATRITTFGLNVKF; from the coding sequence ATGCAAAACACAATTACCAATCAGCCCAGGCTGCCGTCTGGCCGTCGGTTAGCCGTACAGCGGACCTGGCTTCCACTACTCGGTCTGGCCGCAATTTCGCTGGTAAGCCAGCCAGTGTTCAGTGCTCCGCCAACCAAGAAACTGGCCTTGGAAAATCCGATGCAGGAACGTGCTGTCACAGGAAAAGTACTGTCATCCGATGACAATACCGCATTACCGGGTGTAAACGTAGCCGTCAAAGGAACCACCCGTGGTACGACGACTGATGCATCGGGCAATTACCGCATCAATGTTCCTAACGATCAGGCCGTTCTGGTCTTTTCTTCAGTCGGTTTTCTTTCGCAGGAAGTGAGTGTCGGCAACCGTTCAGCGGTCAACATAACGATTCAGGCAGATACCCGGTCTCTGAACGAAGTCGTTGTTGTCGGGTATGGTACTCAAAAGAAGAGCCAGCTGACCGGTGCTATTTCATCGGTTTCGGCGAAGCAAATTACCGAACAACCCATTACGAACATAGGTCAGGCAATGCAGGGCCGTGTCGCAGGTGTAGATGTAGCGCAATCCGGGAGTAAGCCAGGCTCAACACCGACGATCCGGATTCGGGGCCGTCGTTCGTTCAATGCCGGTAATAACCCGCTGTATGTTGTCGATGGCATTCCGCTTACTGGAGATAGAAATGAATTGTTGGGCTCTCGTCCATTCGATTTTACCTCGGGTGGTTACGAAGACCTGAATCCAAACGATGTTGCCTCGCTGGAAATCTTAAAAGATGCTACGGCAACTGCAATTTACGGGGCCAGAGGTGCTAACGGCGTCGTACTGGTAACAACCAAACGGGGCAATAACAACGGAAAGACGACGATCAGCTATGATGCCTACGCGGGCGTTACAGATCCGTTAGACAAAGTTCACCTATTCAATGGCCCAGAATTTGCCGAATACGTACGGGAAGCTTACCGGTCTACCAATGAGTATAATGACGCCAATGGAAAGCCCGTACCAACAGGTGTAGCGGATGCTTATGCAGACGCCCACGTTGCTCCTCTAGGGGGAGACCCTGCTGTAGCCGCCGGTATTGCCGCCAATCGGAACACCGACTATCAGTCATTGATCCTAAGGCAGGGGTTTCAACAAAATCACTCACTTGGCATTCAGGGGGGAACCGAAAAAACACAGTTCTATATTTCCGCTGGTTATTTTCTCGACAAAGGCATTAATCCTGGCCTAGATTACTCGCGTTATTCATTGCGGGCCAACATTGATCATCAAATCAATAAGGTGATCAAAGTCGGTGTCTCTTCGTATATGATGTACAGCCTTCGAAATGGAGCCAATCTTAATCCATACGGTTTCACGCTTTCGCAAAACCCACTTGGCAGGCCCTATGATGATAACGGCAACATCATCTTCTCGCCTACCAACGATGCCCTGTTGACTAACCCACTGGCAGAAATTGTGCCGGGCGCTCAGGTAGACCAAATCAAGAAATACCGCATTTTCAACAGCATCTATGCAGAGGCCAACATCATTAATGGCTTGAAGTATCGCGTCAATTTTGGCCCCGATTTTTCCGTTTCGCGCGCAGGTCGCTTTACTGGCTCCCAAACGAACGACCGGAAGGGTGGTGACCCAACGGCGTCTAACAACAATCAGTTTGGATTCAATTATACACTGGAAAATATCCTGACGTATAGCAAGACGTTTGGTGATCATAATATAGGCATAACGGCACTACAATCCATTCAGCGGGATAATTTTGAATACAGTAACCTATCCGTACAAGGTATTCCGGCCGAAACGCAGCAATACAACAATGTAGGGAATGCCAGCCTAGTGCTGGGTGTCGGTAGCAATTTAATTCAATGGACGCTCAACTCGTTCATGGGCCGGATTAACTACGATTACAAAGACAAATACCTGGTAACCGCTACGCTCCGTCGGGATGGGTCAAGCCGTTTTGGTGAAAACACTAAATACGGTAACTTTCCGGGTATAGCCCTGGCATGGAATATCAATAATGAAGATTTTCTAAAAGAAGTTACATGGCTCGATCAGTTAAAGTTACGGGTTAGCCGGGGTTCTGTAGGAAACCAGGGGGTAGTTCCGTATCAGACACAGGGCTTGTTGAGCCGTACCGTATATGCCTGGAACAATACGGCAGCTTATGGGTATCGCCCTAGTACGATTGGCAATCCTGATTTAAAATGGGAAACGTCAACATCGTCAAACATTGGTGTGGACTTTAGCCTGTGGCGGGGACGCGTAGCCGGTTCGATCGAATTCTATCAAACCAATACAACCGACCTGCTACTGTCTGACCAGTTACCTCAGTCTATTGGCTTTAACGCTGTTACAAAAAACGTCGGCGAAACCCGCAACCGGGGGGTCGAAATTAGTTTATCGACGGTAAACGTTAACTCAAAAGGTGGGTTTAAGTGGACAACGGATTTCGCCTTCACCAAAAATAACGAAGCCATTATTTCCCTCTACAACGGTGCTGTTGATGACCTCGGCAACAAGTGGTTTATTGGCAAACCATTAACGGCTTATTTTGATTACAAGAAGGCAGGTATTTGGCAGACGAGCGAAGCCGATGCAGCGAAGTCATACCAAAGTGCGGTTGGGCAAATTAAAATACAGGATACCAACAAAGACGGCAAAATTACTGCCGATGACCGTGTCTTCCTGGGTTCAGATATTCCCAACTTTAGTGCTGGGATTACCAACCGCTTTAGTTACAAAGGGTTCGATCTATCGTTCTTCGTATATGGACGTTTTGGCCAAACAATCCTGAGCGGATTCCACCGGGATAACAATCAGCTGGCCGGTCGATATAATCAAATCAAAGTGGATTATTGGACGCCGAATAACCCGACCAATGAATTTCCGCGCCCCAATCACAACCAGGAATTCCCTGTCAATAACTCCGCCTTATTTTACTTCGATGGTACATTCGTGAAAGTTCGTAATATCAATTTTGGGTATACCTTCTCGTCAAAGTTAACTCAGAAGTTAGGTATGCAATCGCTACGTGTCTTTACCAGTATTCAGCAGCCGTTCATCTTCTCGACGTATCGGTCGAAATACAACGGTGTCGATCCGGAAACAGCCGATGGCACAATCAATAATAATGTTACGCCTGCTACCCGGATAACGACCTTCGGCTTAAATGTTAAATTTTGA
- a CDS encoding FecR family protein, with protein sequence MSHKPYSAYTAEEFALDDLFVRWVQHPTDEEVVAYWQIWLSHNPDCTDTVEVARELVETASRSSSSSLTPDETSSVWGRIRESLQTMEDLRPLQPDVRAVVGWWYFLRTVAATLGVILLLGWALWIQYGPGRSIKTIQTTAGPPRTINLPDGSTVRLHANSQLRYDRRGFARQWSEETPRAVWLEGEADFAVAHREDTTSARLFRVHTPDLTVEALGTTFRVQQGPGCTRVALQSGQVNLLLHQQKTIRLNPGDSVEIAAGSVQDLPQ encoded by the coding sequence GTGTCTCACAAGCCATATTCAGCCTACACCGCCGAGGAATTCGCCCTCGACGACCTGTTCGTTCGCTGGGTGCAACACCCAACCGACGAAGAGGTTGTGGCGTATTGGCAAATCTGGCTGTCTCATAATCCAGATTGTACGGATACGGTTGAGGTAGCGCGTGAACTGGTCGAAACGGCCTCGCGTTCCAGCAGTTCTTCCTTAACGCCGGACGAAACTTCATCTGTCTGGGGACGTATCCGCGAATCGCTTCAGACAATGGAAGACCTACGGCCATTGCAGCCCGATGTACGGGCCGTGGTCGGCTGGTGGTATTTTCTACGGACGGTTGCGGCTACGCTGGGTGTCATACTCCTCCTGGGGTGGGCATTATGGATACAATACGGGCCGGGTCGATCCATCAAAACCATCCAGACAACTGCCGGACCGCCCCGCACCATCAATTTACCCGACGGCTCAACCGTGCGTCTTCATGCCAACAGCCAGCTTCGGTATGACCGGCGCGGTTTCGCACGCCAATGGTCGGAAGAAACGCCACGGGCTGTCTGGCTGGAAGGCGAAGCCGATTTTGCCGTAGCGCATCGTGAGGATACAACGTCGGCCCGGCTCTTTCGGGTGCATACGCCCGATCTTACCGTCGAAGCGCTGGGTACGACCTTCCGGGTTCAGCAAGGCCCCGGCTGTACGCGGGTTGCCCTACAATCGGGGCAGGTGAATTTACTACTCCATCAACAAAAAACGATACGGCTCAATCCCGGCGACTCGGTTGAAATAGCAGCCGGATCAGTACAGGATTTACCTCAATAG
- a CDS encoding alpha/beta hydrolase domain-containing protein — protein MTGLRLLLFFSLVTTSLTQARIIRIDITSVQSPTFDGKVFGRVGAYEKLRGRAYGELDPNSPQNAVITDIRLAPRNAKGMVEYAMDIYILKPINLATGNHKLVLEINNRGGKLIGGFNQSSGGNDPSTAEQAGEGFLMNRGYTMAWNGWDCSAQSVNNNLTINVPIAKNSDGSSITGPSYEYIVYDNATSLSYSLAYPAATLAKVQATLTVRDHLQDAPVVIPADAWEYIDEKTIRLMPAGTPFRQSAIYEFRYTARDPVVAGIGFAATRDFVSFLRYATADDFGHPNPVAGDIRHTFSYSLSQPARYVNDFQTLGFNADEQNRQVLDGIENWMGGASGIGLNVRFAQPGRTERNRQNHLYPEGIFPFAYPTTTDPLTGKTAGRTARCKASNTCPKVFEINSANEYWVKAASLLHSDSKGNDLPDPDNVRFFLVSGAQHGTGDGANRGLCQQFQNPTNAEPVLRALFVALDEWVTKGVAPPASEVPRRATRTAVVAIPQAGSETGLVPQLALGWPTIPGVTYTGVITTHYLLDFGPSFQQGIITKLPTGVAGRPAYVNFVSKVDSDGNEMAGIRLPPVAVPIATTTGWALRQASFGGNDGCEGAGQMIPFKTNKAEQVTAHDPRLSLQERYATHEGYVDAVRRAVQKLIKQRFLLPEDAGAYVQKAQASTILR, from the coding sequence ATGACTGGCCTGAGACTGCTCCTGTTTTTCTCACTCGTTACAACCTCGCTGACGCAGGCCCGCATTATTCGAATTGATATTACCAGCGTTCAATCGCCTACGTTCGACGGAAAAGTCTTCGGCCGGGTGGGCGCTTACGAAAAACTGCGGGGCAGAGCTTATGGCGAACTGGACCCGAACAGTCCGCAAAACGCCGTCATTACCGATATCAGGCTGGCACCGCGTAATGCGAAGGGCATGGTAGAATACGCCATGGATATTTACATCCTGAAGCCAATCAACCTCGCCACCGGCAATCATAAACTCGTTCTGGAGATCAACAACCGGGGCGGGAAACTAATCGGTGGTTTCAACCAAAGCAGCGGGGGCAACGATCCCAGTACGGCGGAACAGGCTGGTGAAGGGTTTCTGATGAACAGGGGCTACACAATGGCCTGGAACGGTTGGGACTGCTCGGCACAGTCAGTCAATAATAACCTGACCATCAATGTTCCCATAGCGAAGAATTCAGACGGATCGTCCATTACCGGGCCGTCGTATGAATACATCGTTTATGACAATGCGACATCATTGTCGTATTCACTAGCGTATCCGGCAGCCACATTGGCAAAGGTGCAGGCGACGCTCACCGTGCGTGATCACCTACAGGATGCACCGGTGGTCATCCCTGCCGATGCGTGGGAATACATCGATGAGAAAACCATTCGGTTAATGCCCGCCGGGACACCGTTTCGGCAAAGTGCCATTTATGAATTCAGGTACACCGCTCGCGATCCGGTTGTGGCAGGCATTGGTTTTGCGGCTACCCGCGATTTCGTGTCGTTCCTGCGGTATGCCACCGCCGACGATTTCGGACATCCCAATCCGGTAGCGGGCGATATTCGGCATACATTTTCGTATTCGCTCTCACAACCGGCCCGTTACGTCAATGATTTTCAGACGCTGGGCTTCAATGCCGATGAGCAGAACCGGCAAGTGCTGGACGGGATTGAAAACTGGATGGGGGGCGCTAGCGGAATCGGGCTTAACGTTCGATTTGCGCAACCCGGCCGAACAGAACGCAATCGGCAGAATCACCTGTACCCGGAGGGTATTTTCCCATTCGCCTATCCCACAACGACCGATCCGCTGACGGGCAAAACAGCGGGACGCACTGCGAGATGCAAGGCCAGTAATACCTGTCCAAAGGTATTTGAGATCAACTCCGCCAACGAATATTGGGTAAAAGCCGCGTCACTATTGCATTCCGACAGTAAAGGCAACGATCTGCCTGACCCCGACAATGTTCGCTTTTTTCTGGTATCTGGTGCACAACACGGAACGGGCGATGGGGCCAACCGGGGCCTATGTCAGCAATTTCAGAACCCAACCAATGCCGAACCAGTTTTGAGGGCTCTTTTCGTTGCTCTCGACGAATGGGTCACAAAAGGCGTTGCGCCACCGGCCAGCGAAGTTCCCCGACGAGCAACCAGAACCGCCGTCGTGGCGATTCCGCAAGCAGGTTCCGAAACGGGGCTGGTTCCGCAACTGGCACTTGGCTGGCCAACAATTCCGGGCGTAACGTATACCGGCGTTATTACCACACATTACCTGCTCGATTTTGGTCCTTCGTTCCAGCAGGGCATCATAACGAAGTTACCGACGGGTGTGGCAGGGCGACCGGCCTACGTTAATTTTGTTTCCAAGGTGGATTCTGACGGGAACGAAATGGCCGGTATTCGCTTGCCACCCGTTGCCGTACCGATTGCTACAACCACTGGATGGGCGTTGCGTCAGGCTAGCTTTGGCGGAAATGACGGCTGCGAAGGAGCAGGCCAGATGATCCCCTTCAAAACAAATAAGGCCGAACAAGTAACCGCGCACGATCCGCGTCTATCGCTACAGGAACGCTACGCCACGCATGAGGGCTATGTCGACGCCGTTCGACGGGCCGTTCAGAAACTGATCAAGCAACGATTTTTGTTGCCCGAAGACGCCGGAGCGTACGTCCAAAAAGCTCAGGCTAGTACTATTTTGCGCTAA
- a CDS encoding glycerate kinase, protein MKPTRVLIAPNAFKHSLDATAVALAIQEGLQKSTLDCVCKCFPVGDGGDGTGALIIQKHKGTLVSVQVSDPFDRKITSLFGLVNEGDTAIIEMANASGIQLVKPEELNPLRATSFGTGELIKAALDKGVKKFVLAIGGSATVDGGTGILRALGIRFLDAANNELTIPERLTALTRIDLSNLDQRILACDITILCDVENTLLGDEGSAAVFGPQKGATPNGVKKLDASLATFAQVARQQTGIDMTIVRHGGAAGGVAAGLHTFLNARLVNGIDFFLEFTGFSEVLANADLVITGEGSIDEQTLHGKGPFGVAYQAKQKNLPVIGLAGKIPLEQNAKLNQYFDVLLAVGNGPTDMTTALGCTEQNLVRTAWQLGNLLAMNSR, encoded by the coding sequence ATGAAACCGACCCGCGTTCTTATTGCCCCCAATGCGTTCAAGCACAGTCTCGACGCCACCGCTGTAGCCCTGGCGATTCAGGAGGGGTTGCAGAAAAGTACGCTCGACTGTGTTTGTAAATGCTTTCCGGTGGGCGATGGTGGAGATGGTACGGGGGCGTTGATAATCCAGAAGCATAAGGGGACACTTGTTTCGGTTCAGGTGAGTGATCCCTTTGATCGGAAGATTACCTCGTTGTTTGGGCTAGTCAATGAGGGTGACACGGCCATCATCGAAATGGCGAATGCATCAGGGATTCAACTCGTCAAACCCGAGGAGCTAAATCCCTTACGCGCAACCTCATTCGGAACGGGCGAACTTATTAAAGCAGCGCTGGACAAGGGCGTCAAAAAATTCGTTCTGGCCATTGGCGGTTCGGCAACGGTAGATGGCGGCACCGGTATTTTACGCGCACTGGGCATCCGCTTTCTCGATGCGGCCAACAACGAACTAACCATCCCCGAACGCTTGACCGCCCTGACTCGCATCGACCTGTCAAACCTCGATCAGCGGATTCTAGCTTGTGACATCACCATTCTTTGCGATGTCGAAAATACATTACTGGGCGATGAAGGGTCGGCGGCTGTTTTTGGGCCACAAAAGGGAGCGACACCCAATGGCGTGAAAAAACTCGATGCCAGTCTGGCTACATTCGCCCAGGTAGCCAGGCAACAAACGGGTATCGACATGACGATTGTTAGGCATGGCGGGGCGGCTGGTGGCGTAGCAGCCGGGCTTCATACCTTTCTCAACGCCAGACTGGTCAACGGCATCGATTTTTTTCTCGAATTTACGGGGTTCAGCGAAGTGCTGGCCAACGCGGATCTGGTGATTACGGGCGAAGGCAGCATCGACGAACAAACGTTACACGGCAAAGGCCCGTTTGGGGTCGCGTATCAGGCGAAGCAGAAGAACCTACCTGTCATTGGCCTGGCGGGCAAGATACCCCTGGAACAGAACGCTAAATTGAACCAGTATTTCGACGTACTACTGGCAGTCGGCAATGGGCCGACCGATATGACTACAGCACTAGGTTGTACGGAACAAAATCTGGTACGCACCGCCTGGCAACTCGGCAATTTACTAGCCATGAATTCTCGCTGA
- a CDS encoding D-2-hydroxyacid dehydrogenase: protein MKIVVLDGYTLNPGDISWKELEKLGELTVYDRTAADDVVERAQDAEIIFTNKVPLGEDVLAKLPKLKFIGILATGYNIVNTDVAKKNGVIVSNVPGYSTASVVQLSFALLLELTLHVQRHSDSVMDGKWARSADFCFWDYPLIELADKTMGIIGFGSIGEKVADAATAFGMNVIGSKRHRTDQSHRKNFKWAEIPELLAQSDVVSIHAPLTPETQGLINKENLALMKPTAFLLNTSRGPLVVDQDLADALNNGVIAGAGIDVLSKEPPAADNPLFKAKNCLITPHIAWATKEARTRLMAITVDNLSAFINGNPVNVVNK from the coding sequence ATGAAGATTGTCGTATTAGATGGGTATACATTAAATCCGGGCGACATATCCTGGAAAGAATTGGAAAAACTTGGCGAGTTAACGGTATATGACCGAACGGCAGCCGATGATGTCGTGGAACGGGCGCAGGATGCCGAGATCATTTTCACCAACAAAGTACCACTGGGCGAAGACGTGTTAGCGAAATTGCCCAAATTGAAATTCATCGGTATTCTGGCTACAGGGTATAACATCGTCAATACGGACGTAGCGAAAAAAAATGGGGTTATCGTCAGCAACGTACCCGGCTACAGCACCGCATCGGTAGTACAACTCTCCTTTGCGCTATTGCTCGAACTAACCCTGCACGTACAACGTCATAGTGATTCCGTTATGGATGGCAAATGGGCGCGTTCGGCGGATTTTTGCTTCTGGGATTATCCGCTCATCGAACTGGCCGACAAGACAATGGGCATTATCGGTTTCGGTAGTATTGGCGAAAAGGTCGCCGATGCAGCCACAGCCTTCGGCATGAATGTGATTGGCTCGAAACGGCATCGTACGGACCAGTCGCACCGCAAGAACTTTAAATGGGCCGAAATCCCCGAGTTGCTCGCACAGTCCGATGTCGTCAGTATTCACGCGCCACTAACGCCCGAAACGCAGGGGCTTATCAATAAAGAAAATCTGGCGTTGATGAAACCCACGGCGTTTCTGCTGAATACGTCAAGGGGACCACTGGTCGTCGATCAGGACCTGGCCGACGCGCTGAATAACGGGGTCATTGCGGGCGCGGGTATCGATGTGTTGTCCAAAGAACCGCCAGCCGCCGACAACCCTTTGTTCAAGGCGAAGAATTGTCTAATCACACCGCACATTGCCTGGGCGACGAAAGAAGCCCGGACCCGGCTCATGGCTATTACCGTCGATAATCTGTCGGCATTCATAAACGGAAATCCGGTCAATGTAGTCAACAAGTGA